GCTTTTCCTGTGGGCAGGCTTGTTTTTACTCGCCCTCGCAGGTATTCAATCCATTAAATTTTAAGCTTATGAAAACGAATTTTTTTCAGCAGATCGCAGGTTTGGGCTTTAACGGCAACTACCTGCTCAATATCCATCAGGATGAAACAGGGGTGCAAACCGTATCGGTGGTACTCAAAAAGGAAAAGGCGGTGAACGGTTTGCCACCCATGATCTTCAAAGCGACAGCGGAAGAACTGGACGAGCGTTTTTTTGAGGAACTGGCGAAGCCTGTCAAACAAACGGCGGGACTGATCACGAATATCGAGTCCTATCAAAAAGAACTGGAAAAAGCGAAAAAGAACGCCAAACCCGACAAGGATAAAACCGCAAAGGCCAATCCGGCCGAACAGGAAGAGGACGACAAAGACGACGAAAATGATTTGTTCACCCCTCCCGAAGATGATAAACAGGCCAAAGCGGAAAAGAAAAGGCTGTACGATGAAACGATGGAAAAGGTGAAAGAACTGGCACAGCATACCAAATACGCCGAAGCCCTCGCCAACCTGCCCGATGTGGCCGACTATCCCGACAAGGCCGAAGCCATCGAAGCCAAACGCAAAAACCTGCAGGCAGGCAAAGAGGCCTATGATAAATTAACCGCATCATTCAACGACTAATCAGACACGCCATGAAAGTCAATATTTTAAAGCGGGTGTTCCTGCATAAAGAGAACGGGCAGGACATCCGGCTGACCGACCCGAACGAAGCGTTCACCATTACCGATGTGCAGCATTTTTATGCGGGTACTTACCCGGTGCTGACCAATGCCAAAATTATAGGCCCTGACATTAAGGACGACGAAATGCAGTACCGTTTTGAAAGCACGATGGGAACGAAAGGATAGCCATGAAAAATAAAGCAGTAAACAGGATCGTGAAAATTGATCAGAAAGGAAACCAATGGAAAATTCAGCAATTGTTCGGGGGACTGGCGGCGGGATTAGACCGCCTGCCCGATGCAAACGAAGTAAGGCGCAACCCGCTAAGGAGCGCACCCGCCGGATTAACAGTAATGGTTTTTTGAACCACCGTTTCCGCCCGTTCTGGTCGTTCAGCGGGAACAGGGAAAGGATAGCAGGGGAGTATTTTGGCTCCCTTGCCAATCTCTGTAATTACTATCAAATCCCTTTGCCCGTTACCGGGCTGCCGTTTCCGCAAAACATCTATGCGACATGGCAGGAGGTAGAAAAACAGGTGAGTGCTAAAGACAGCGACCACCATTGCATCATCCTGGAGGATAAAGGCAAAAAGGCCGTTTTGTCGGTAGTCAAAACCCTCGGTTTGAACCATTGCCTGTTTTATATCCCGGTCAGGCCGTATTGGCTATGGGCGCAATGTGCCGAACAGCGGCGCATCACTGAACTGGTGACCGTCATTTTCGCTTACCTGCATCAGGTGGTCGGTATCCCGTTCTACGCGGAGAACGGCAGCTTTATGGATTACCAGTACGAGACGCTGGAACAATGGATCAGCGAGGTGGAGGATGAGGGTATGAATGATGAGGAAGATAAGGAATGGCGCAGGCGACAGGAGGATACCCTGTACGAACTGAGGCGCGCAGGTGGCCACATCATGCCCGTCATTAAAAACCCGGACTGGCTTTTAAAGATGGAACAGGTGGTCACCGGTTACCACCACAGGGACAGCCATGAAAAGGAATGGGAATTACTGGCCATCGGTTTTTTACAGCTATACCAACAATACCCTAAACGCTCATTACCCGGCAGTGTCCACCCGGATTTGGTTTATCCCGACGAAGAAGAACGCATCAGGGTGGAGGAATACACCGGTTTTTACTGGAGTGACGACGATTGTTTTGAGCATGAGTTAATGGAAATGATCAATTGCAGTTTTCAGGAAACGCCCGTGATGGATGAACCGGCAGCCATTTACTATTTCGACCAAATGCCTGAAACGGAACGAACCGATTTTGATTTTGAAAACCGCCTGTTTGACCTGATCGAACGTTTGCGGGATTTATTAAATGCTTATGACCATGAAGAACATCAGCCAACAGTTTAACAGCAGGTTTGAACCATTCAAAGCCCTGCTCATTTACCGGCACGACGAAGCCGGAGAAATCAGCCGGTTCCAAAGCAATGAACCGCAAACCCAAATCTATGTGGAAAGTTATGACATCGGCACGAACGGCAAACCCGTTAACGCACATCCTTTATCTGTTAAAGAAATGGGCGCATTGGCCGAATTGCTGCAAACTTCACAGGACTTGAAAGGTGGTTACCTGAAAAGCAGGGGACTGCTGCCCCTGAACGTTTTGTATGTCAATCAGCAGGGCAATGGTTATGCGGTCTGGCATTCCCCGCCACGGGAAGTGACGTTATTCTTTACAGCTGACCTGAATATCCCGTCCGGTAAGTTTAAAATACCGGCCATGGTATGGAAAGCCGATGCGGAACATTTAAGCGTTTATGCGCTAAAGGGGAAGCAGCGACCCGCCGGAAACACCGCATTGCAACACGCTCCCTACCTGAATATTTATAACAGCGGACAGGTGTGTATGGGGACGGTGAATATCGCGATCAGCAAAACCGAATGCCTCGAAGATTTTATGAGCCTTTGGGAGCAGTATTTCTTTAACAGCCAGTTCAGCCATTCCATCAGCGGCAACCACAGTAGCAGGACAAATACGACTGACCTGTGGCGCACACTGGCGGGAACAGGCAGGGATTTTCCGCAGGAGGAATTGATCAAAACAGGTTACACGCTTAAACAAATCATCGTATGAAAGCCCGGAGTAAAAAGACACCCAAACCCGCTGTACATATCGTTCAAAAGGAATTATTACAGCCTTATAACCCGGTTACCGTCAACCTGATCGGGGCAGGAGGTACCGGAGGTCAGGTCTTGACCGCACTGGCAAGGATGAACCATGCGCTGATCGCTTTGGGTCATGCGGGGCTATTCGTCAGGGTATTTGATGATGATACCGTTGAACCCGCCAATCTCGGCAGGCAATTGTTTACGACCGCTGAAGTCGGCCTGCACAAATCCGTTGCGCTGATCAACCGCATCAACCGTTTTTTCGGCACAAACTGGAAAGCCGAAACCCTGCGCTACGATCAACAGTTGTTAGAGGACAGAAATCGGGCAAGCGCCCTGATCACCATATCCTGCGTGGATACGGTCCAGGCCCGGTATGATATTGAAGAAGTATTGAAATACCTGTCCAAAAATCATACTGGCCGTAACCATGTCCAATATTGGATGGACTTTGGCAACAGCCGGACAAGCGGGCAGGTTATACTTTCAACTTTAGAAAAAATAAAACAACCCGCATCGGAATTATATACCCCCGTAGAGTGCCTGCCTTTGGTTACGGTCGAATTCAGGGAACTGCTTTATTTCTCCGAACAGGGGGATAACACGCCAAGCTGTTCGCTTGCCGAAGCGCTGACCAAACAGGATTTGTTTATCAATTCCGCTTTGGCCAATGTCGGCGCATCGTTGTTGTGGCAGTTATTCAGGGAGGGCATACTGTTTAACCGGGGTTTCTTTTTAAACCTCAAAGATTTCAGGACACAGCCCATCAAAGTGGCTTCAATAAAAACACCATGAAAATTATTGATCTGGACGGGAGGGAGGTTAAAGTAACCGATCTGCCTTTAGCCATCTTACAGGCGGATGATTACCGGCATTACAGGGTAAATGACCCAACGGAACATCAATTGTATTTATATAAATATTGGGAAGACTTTTACCAAAAACTGGTATTATTGGAGACGGAAATCAGACAGCAAAAATAAGCGATGTTACGGTTCACAATAGGTAATTTACTGGACTCAAGTGCGCAAGCATTGGTTAATACGGTCAACACGGTCGGTGTGATGGGCAAGGGCATCGCGCTGCAATTCAAACTGGCCTTTCCGCATAATTTTGAGGTTTACCGTCAGGCTTGCCTGAATGGTAACTTACAAACGGGACAGGTGCTGGTCGTCAAAGACAGCAACCTGCTGTTAGGGGAAAGGCTCATTATCAACCTGCCGACCAAACGGCATTGGAAACTGCCATCTGCCTACGAGTACATAGAAAGCGGTTTGATCGCATTAGCGGAATATTTACAGGCTAACCCTGTTCAAAGTTTAGCCATGCCTGCTTTAGGCTGCGGTAACGGAGGGTTGGACTGGAAACTCGTCAGGCCAATGATCGGGCACTACCTGGGCGAACTGGATACTGACATTTGGGTTTA
The sequence above is a segment of the Mucilaginibacter celer genome. Coding sequences within it:
- a CDS encoding PRTRC system protein E, with protein sequence MKTNFFQQIAGLGFNGNYLLNIHQDETGVQTVSVVLKKEKAVNGLPPMIFKATAEELDERFFEELAKPVKQTAGLITNIESYQKELEKAKKNAKPDKDKTAKANPAEQEEDDKDDENDLFTPPEDDKQAKAEKKRLYDETMEKVKELAQHTKYAEALANLPDVADYPDKAEAIEAKRKNLQAGKEAYDKLTASFND
- a CDS encoding PRTRC system protein C — encoded protein: MKVNILKRVFLHKENGQDIRLTDPNEAFTITDVQHFYAGTYPVLTNAKIIGPDIKDDEMQYRFESTMGTKG
- a CDS encoding PRTRC system protein B — encoded protein: MKNISQQFNSRFEPFKALLIYRHDEAGEISRFQSNEPQTQIYVESYDIGTNGKPVNAHPLSVKEMGALAELLQTSQDLKGGYLKSRGLLPLNVLYVNQQGNGYAVWHSPPREVTLFFTADLNIPSGKFKIPAMVWKADAEHLSVYALKGKQRPAGNTALQHAPYLNIYNSGQVCMGTVNIAISKTECLEDFMSLWEQYFFNSQFSHSISGNHSSRTNTTDLWRTLAGTGRDFPQEELIKTGYTLKQIIV
- a CDS encoding PRTRC system ThiF family protein, yielding MKARSKKTPKPAVHIVQKELLQPYNPVTVNLIGAGGTGGQVLTALARMNHALIALGHAGLFVRVFDDDTVEPANLGRQLFTTAEVGLHKSVALINRINRFFGTNWKAETLRYDQQLLEDRNRASALITISCVDTVQARYDIEEVLKYLSKNHTGRNHVQYWMDFGNSRTSGQVILSTLEKIKQPASELYTPVECLPLVTVEFRELLYFSEQGDNTPSCSLAEALTKQDLFINSALANVGASLLWQLFREGILFNRGFFLNLKDFRTQPIKVASIKTP
- a CDS encoding macro domain-containing protein, with translation MLRFTIGNLLDSSAQALVNTVNTVGVMGKGIALQFKLAFPHNFEVYRQACLNGNLQTGQVLVVKDSNLLLGERLIINLPTKRHWKLPSAYEYIESGLIALAEYLQANPVQSLAMPALGCGNGGLDWKLVRPMIGHYLGELDTDIWVYEPKIN